The Bacillota bacterium genome contains a region encoding:
- a CDS encoding TetR family transcriptional regulator, with protein sequence MPPKTRFSREEIINAAFEIAIKEGFNKITARSVAERLNSSVAPIYVNFKTIDDLNAAVVEKVLTIPEKLIAEQNGASLFEKVGKASIVFARKYPVLFRELVMKPNPYMPAYETVQEAMVEALGEDEDMRDLSLEERRKLFLKMQIFQTGLSVMIANGNMPSWLDQKSAEDLLMETGEELLNIIKINRKENEQ encoded by the coding sequence TTGCCACCGAAAACAAGATTCTCACGGGAAGAGATCATCAACGCTGCTTTTGAAATTGCCATAAAGGAGGGATTCAATAAGATTACAGCCCGCAGCGTCGCCGAACGTCTCAACTCTTCTGTTGCACCTATCTATGTAAATTTTAAAACAATAGATGATTTAAATGCTGCTGTAGTAGAAAAAGTTTTAACTATTCCCGAAAAGCTGATAGCAGAGCAAAATGGGGCAAGCCTATTTGAAAAAGTAGGCAAGGCCAGCATTGTTTTCGCCCGCAAGTACCCGGTACTGTTCCGGGAACTGGTTATGAAACCAAATCCTTACATGCCGGCTTACGAAACAGTTCAGGAGGCCATGGTAGAAGCTCTGGGTGAAGATGAAGATATGCGTGACCTGTCTCTTGAGGAAAGGAGAAAGCTATTTCTAAAGATGCAGATTTTCCAAACCGGTCTCTCTGTCATGATTGCCAACGGTAATATGCCTTCATGGCTTGATCAAAAAAGCGCAGAAGATCTGCTGATGGAAACAGGAGAAGAACTCCTGAATATTATTAAAATTAACCGAAAGGAGAATGAACAATGA
- a CDS encoding NAD(P)/FAD-dependent oxidoreductase: MKKIVIIGGGVAGLSAGIFAQKNGFESIILEKNPVLGGECTGWDRLGYHIDGCIHWLVGTEEGTGLNELWKTVGALDGVEIYNPETFLSFEFEGETVHLYRDLERLKSSWLQISPDDKETIEDFYKTIKRLHSFEVPTKKPMDLMNPLEKIRLMLSMKEAGAVIQKYGRVSLKEYAHRFKHPALRETLANFVPENYSVFSIFFALANFTRGQASVPRGGSKAFALRMVERYKNLGGVIKSPREAVELEIDNKQVKHVICSNGESFEADYVVAACDAKVLFERLLKNKYNDPAYENRFNNPEDYPLASQVLVALGYEGLVEDLPRTLSFQVDPFNIGTDTVKRLQMTNFGYEPDFSPKGHSILTFAINQYHDDYEFWNKLKKDNGTYRTEKERIGKDVLKATEQRFPEMKGKLKVIDVATPKTYERYCNAYRGAFMGFMPTVRGKMMEHPGYIKGLDNIFLSGQWLQPPGGLPNAVITGKDTIMRICKKEKQQFINS; the protein is encoded by the coding sequence ATGAAAAAGATAGTTATTATTGGGGGAGGAGTTGCCGGATTGAGTGCCGGTATATTCGCCCAGAAAAACGGTTTTGAAAGCATCATTCTGGAGAAAAATCCTGTACTTGGCGGGGAATGTACCGGTTGGGACCGCCTGGGTTATCATATAGACGGCTGCATACACTGGCTGGTCGGTACTGAAGAAGGTACCGGACTGAATGAATTATGGAAAACAGTCGGCGCACTGGATGGAGTCGAAATATATAACCCCGAAACTTTTCTAAGCTTCGAATTCGAAGGTGAAACTGTTCATCTATACCGGGACCTGGAACGTCTTAAATCAAGTTGGCTGCAAATTTCACCTGATGACAAAGAAACAATTGAAGATTTTTATAAAACTATAAAAAGGCTGCATTCATTTGAGGTTCCGACTAAAAAGCCGATGGACCTGATGAACCCGCTTGAAAAAATTCGCCTGATGCTCTCGATGAAAGAAGCAGGAGCAGTTATCCAAAAGTATGGTCGGGTGAGCTTGAAAGAATATGCCCATAGGTTCAAACATCCTGCATTGAGAGAAACCCTGGCCAACTTTGTTCCTGAAAATTACAGTGTCTTTTCTATATTTTTCGCTCTGGCCAATTTTACCAGGGGGCAGGCTTCTGTACCCCGGGGCGGTTCAAAAGCATTTGCTTTGCGTATGGTTGAAAGATACAAGAACTTGGGTGGTGTGATCAAATCACCCAGAGAAGCAGTTGAACTTGAAATAGACAACAAGCAGGTTAAACATGTGATCTGCAGTAACGGTGAATCATTCGAAGCAGATTATGTCGTCGCAGCTTGTGATGCGAAAGTGCTTTTTGAACGTCTGTTAAAGAACAAATACAACGATCCGGCATATGAAAATCGTTTCAATAATCCAGAAGACTATCCACTTGCATCGCAGGTTCTTGTCGCTTTAGGCTATGAAGGACTTGTGGAAGATTTGCCTAGAACTCTCTCTTTCCAGGTTGATCCATTCAATATTGGAACTGATACAGTTAAACGTCTGCAGATGACCAACTTCGGTTATGAACCCGACTTTTCACCAAAAGGTCATAGCATTTTAACTTTTGCCATTAATCAATACCATGATGATTATGAGTTCTGGAACAAGCTCAAGAAAGACAACGGAACTTACCGAACGGAAAAAGAACGGATTGGAAAAGATGTACTCAAAGCAACCGAACAAAGATTCCCGGAAATGAAGGGAAAGCTTAAGGTTATAGATGTAGCCACGCCAAAAACCTACGAACGTTACTGCAATGCTTACCGCGGGGCATTTATGGGCTTTATGCCGACTGTACGCGGAAAAATGATGGAACATCCGGGATATATAAAAGGGCTTGATAATATATTCCTCAGCGGACAGTGGCTGCAACCTCCGGGAGGACTTCCCAATGCTGTGATTACCGGAAAAGATACAATTATGCGTATCTGCAAAAAGGAAAAACAACAGTTTATCAATTCCTGA
- a CDS encoding molybdenum cofactor biosynthesis protein MoaE — MVMKKLSNTKPSIDKWLSEAKAEPVASKIGMFLIHNGVVRQTPKAKVRQGLDNGSVVKGMEFSFDAEKVEEIITDTYKLNGVFYVKVWLNEGQLKVGDDIMYALIGGDIRPNVVAALQFLVEKIKTECVTEIELRA; from the coding sequence ATGGTTATGAAAAAATTAAGTAATACAAAACCTTCGATTGATAAATGGCTTAGTGAAGCAAAAGCAGAACCTGTTGCTTCGAAGATAGGGATGTTTTTAATTCATAATGGTGTTGTACGTCAAACACCTAAAGCAAAGGTTCGCCAGGGGCTTGATAATGGTTCAGTGGTAAAGGGAATGGAATTTAGCTTTGATGCAGAAAAGGTTGAAGAGATTATTACAGATACCTATAAACTAAATGGCGTTTTTTATGTTAAGGTGTGGCTCAATGAAGGCCAGCTTAAGGTAGGAGATGACATTATGTATGCCCTTATCGGTGGCGATATCAGACCTAATGTAGTCGCAGCTCTTCAGTTCCTTGTTGAAAAAATTAAAACTGAATGTGTTACGGAAATCGAACTGAGAGCATAG
- a CDS encoding response regulator transcription factor, translating into MAEPKILVVDDERKITEVLKAYLEREKYYVLTANEGVEALRMAREEKPDLIILDLMLPGLSGEEICRRLRDEGSRIPVIMLTAKTTLEDKVYGLGIGADDYVVKPFSPQEVVARVRTILRRNDADPVPLTDILNMAGGKLVIDTLRHRISWENQLLDLTPTEFSLLVYLARRPGRVFSRAQLAEAIFGYESFTDDRTVDAHIKNLRQKMQSIGMPALIKTIYGVGYKYEED; encoded by the coding sequence ATGGCTGAGCCTAAGATACTTGTTGTTGATGACGAGCGTAAAATAACCGAAGTGTTGAAAGCTTACCTTGAACGTGAGAAGTATTACGTGCTAACCGCAAATGAAGGAGTGGAAGCCCTGAGGATGGCCAGGGAGGAAAAGCCGGACTTGATCATCCTTGATTTGATGTTGCCCGGATTAAGCGGAGAGGAAATATGCAGGCGCCTGCGGGATGAAGGATCCAGAATACCGGTTATTATGCTGACGGCTAAAACCACCCTGGAAGATAAAGTCTATGGCCTGGGGATCGGAGCAGATGATTATGTGGTTAAACCTTTCAGCCCCCAGGAGGTTGTGGCCAGGGTCAGGACAATTCTGCGTCGAAACGATGCGGACCCAGTACCGCTTACAGATATCCTGAACATGGCTGGAGGAAAACTGGTAATCGATACTCTCAGGCACAGGATTTCCTGGGAAAATCAACTACTTGATTTAACACCGACGGAATTTAGCTTGTTGGTGTATCTGGCACGTCGGCCAGGACGGGTTTTTTCACGGGCGCAGCTGGCCGAAGCTATATTCGGTTATGAGAGCTTCACTGATGACCGGACAGTTGATGCCCACATAAAGAATCTCCGCCAGAAGATGCAGAGCATCGGTATGCCGGCTCTGATCAAAACTATATATGGGGTAGGCTATAAATATGAAGAGGACTAG
- a CDS encoding HAMP domain-containing sensor histidine kinase, with translation MLLSALILLLFQLIFNYSLEGHLESYSREREETINRQIAGLLVDYYRETGNWLGVQMPLFHAALSTNTRLLLYSAQGQLIGDTGQGRHQMMMMRDQQPELRDLQVYQYDLELDSEVVGTLVIAHPLTVETSAMLQQDLAFRRAISGSLIWTGLIAIGAALILGVLFSRRLSAPLEEISRAAVNITKGDYSQQLPAYRNRELDELAMCFNQLASHLQELEQLRKRSVADISHELRTPLATLRSYVEAVKDGVLPADTKTMGVLLEEIMHMNRVATDLDELARFESMKEEQIKRENVNMNQFMLDKVATFQPMYQAKNVELNLSLPEQKLMSNQDPYALGKIIGNLLDNAYRYTSPGGVVEVTLSEKPIIEPGAISPVGYVMGDETVSDKSIKDMFMIRVSDNGIGIGKQQLPYVFERFFRVDPSREREQSRAGSGIGLSLVKELVRASGGFIMVSSIPGEGTTFYIYLKR, from the coding sequence TTGCTGCTTTCTGCACTGATACTGCTGCTTTTTCAGCTTATTTTCAATTACTCTCTGGAAGGTCACCTCGAATCGTACAGCAGGGAACGTGAAGAAACGATAAACAGGCAGATAGCCGGTTTGCTGGTCGATTATTACCGGGAAACCGGAAATTGGTTGGGGGTTCAGATGCCCCTGTTTCATGCTGCTCTCAGCACCAATACCAGGTTATTGCTTTACAGCGCCCAGGGCCAGTTAATTGGGGATACCGGGCAGGGCAGACACCAAATGATGATGATGAGGGATCAACAACCGGAATTGCGAGATCTACAAGTCTATCAATATGATTTGGAACTGGACAGTGAGGTAGTGGGAACTTTAGTGATTGCCCATCCTTTAACTGTGGAAACCAGTGCAATGCTGCAGCAGGATCTTGCTTTCAGGAGAGCAATATCCGGCTCGCTCATCTGGACAGGCTTGATCGCAATCGGTGCAGCCCTGATTCTGGGGGTGCTCTTTTCCCGCCGTCTTTCCGCTCCTCTTGAAGAAATATCCAGGGCTGCGGTAAATATAACAAAAGGGGATTACAGCCAGCAGCTTCCGGCCTACAGGAACAGGGAACTTGATGAATTGGCAATGTGTTTTAATCAATTGGCTTCTCACCTTCAGGAACTGGAACAACTGCGCAAGCGTTCTGTGGCCGATATATCTCATGAACTGCGAACTCCCCTGGCAACCCTGCGCAGTTATGTGGAAGCGGTAAAAGACGGGGTACTGCCTGCCGATACAAAAACCATGGGAGTGCTGCTGGAAGAGATAATGCATATGAATCGAGTGGCAACAGATCTTGATGAGCTGGCCAGATTTGAAAGTATGAAAGAAGAACAAATTAAGAGGGAAAATGTGAATATGAATCAATTTATGCTCGATAAGGTGGCCACTTTTCAGCCTATGTATCAAGCTAAAAATGTAGAACTTAATTTATCACTGCCTGAACAAAAGCTTATGTCAAATCAGGATCCCTATGCTTTGGGGAAAATAATAGGCAATCTTCTCGATAATGCCTATCGTTATACTTCACCGGGTGGGGTTGTTGAGGTTACTTTAAGTGAAAAACCTATAATTGAACCGGGAGCTATCAGCCCTGTCGGTTATGTTATGGGCGATGAAACAGTAAGCGATAAGTCAATAAAAGATATGTTCATGATCAGGGTCAGTGATAATGGAATCGGGATAGGAAAACAACAGCTACCTTATGTTTTTGAACGGTTTTTCAGGGTTGATCCCTCAAGAGAACGGGAACAGAGCCGTGCCGGTTCGGGAATTGGTTTGTCACTGGTCAAAGAACTGGTTCGTGCTTCCGGAGGTTTTATAATGGTTAGCAGTATCCCGGGAGAAGGGACAACCTTCTATATATATCTGAAGAGATAG
- a CDS encoding lipopolysaccharide assembly protein LapA domain-containing protein: MRTLFIILMVLAAIVIVTVALLNTEAVTINYLLGQITLTLSMLIIGSALAGVLVMIFFMVYRSIQNYIKAEGARSLKRELQTRVKTLESEKRTMEDELNKLHKERELAAEKSRVELETAKKKLEEELTRQQKEREDAEAKEKAELELEKSKLEEELKKQQDNQQQSETVQTDDTPKKKGFFDFLKK; encoded by the coding sequence ATGAGAACACTATTTATTATCCTGATGGTTTTGGCAGCCATTGTGATAGTCACTGTGGCGCTGCTGAATACCGAAGCTGTTACCATTAACTATCTCCTGGGCCAGATTACATTAACCCTTTCAATGCTGATCATCGGATCCGCTCTGGCTGGTGTCCTGGTTATGATTTTCTTTATGGTTTACCGCAGCATTCAAAACTATATCAAAGCTGAAGGAGCACGCAGTCTGAAGCGTGAACTTCAAACCCGGGTAAAAACCTTGGAAAGTGAAAAAAGAACAATGGAAGATGAGCTGAACAAGCTGCATAAAGAGCGTGAGCTTGCAGCAGAGAAATCCCGAGTTGAACTGGAAACAGCGAAGAAAAAACTTGAAGAAGAGCTAACCCGCCAGCAAAAAGAGCGTGAAGATGCTGAAGCCAAGGAAAAAGCAGAGCTTGAATTGGAGAAAAGTAAGCTTGAAGAAGAGCTAAAAAAACAGCAGGATAATCAACAACAATCTGAAACAGTACAGACAGATGATACACCGAAGAAAAAAGGCTTCTTCGACTTTCTGAAAAAATAG
- a CDS encoding nitroreductase yields MELLEGMKTRRSIRAFKPDPVPGEVVAKIVETAGNCSSYLSTQPWEITVVSGNKKDEIVNKLYRLAEAHNPINPDIPLPTSWPPELKERSMEHGARRLNTLGIERDDREGREELRLQNFQFYGAPCAAFLLMDDSLGEWSLFDMGLFTQNFVLAAHGYGLGCCIQASVTEYAKEIKRYLGINEKMKMVVCISFGYPDPEGKLNLYRSLKKKPEDFFQWFE; encoded by the coding sequence TTGGAACTTCTGGAAGGAATGAAAACACGCCGAAGTATTCGTGCCTTTAAACCGGATCCTGTTCCAGGGGAGGTTGTTGCAAAAATAGTTGAAACTGCCGGAAACTGTTCATCGTACCTGAGCACCCAACCATGGGAGATAACCGTTGTCAGCGGCAATAAAAAAGATGAAATTGTTAACAAACTATACAGACTGGCTGAAGCACATAATCCAATTAACCCCGACATACCTTTGCCAACCAGCTGGCCGCCTGAATTAAAGGAACGGAGTATGGAACACGGAGCCCGAAGGTTGAACACTCTTGGAATAGAAAGAGACGACAGGGAAGGCAGAGAAGAACTTAGACTTCAGAACTTTCAGTTTTACGGAGCGCCGTGCGCTGCTTTCCTCCTTATGGACGATTCACTTGGTGAATGGTCCCTTTTTGATATGGGATTATTTACCCAGAATTTCGTTCTCGCTGCTCACGGTTATGGTCTCGGATGTTGTATCCAGGCTTCGGTAACTGAATATGCAAAAGAAATAAAAAGGTATCTTGGCATCAATGAAAAGATGAAAATGGTAGTCTGCATATCTTTCGGATATCCGGATCCAGAAGGGAAGTTGAACCTTTACAGAAGCCTGAAGAAAAAGCCTGAAGACTTTTTCCAATGGTTTGAATAA
- a CDS encoding C-GCAxxG-C-C family protein → MDKEKEKIIEKAGELCNEYRDKGFHCSESTIRAVADVLDIKLPEDLLRVSSVFRGGGGGYGERCGAVEAGLMLISYLYGRTDPEQDVSDYSYLARLLHDRYKEELGSYYCRVLLPFAYYLSGEEQHCGYVYRNGAKIVARLLLEADELIANMPEEEKAGYGEEDEKEKETKVNEKLKDDEQKYSDHKIKNG, encoded by the coding sequence ATGGACAAAGAAAAAGAAAAGATCATCGAAAAAGCCGGGGAATTATGTAATGAGTATAGGGATAAAGGGTTTCACTGCTCTGAATCAACTATCAGGGCAGTAGCTGATGTCCTTGATATCAAGCTGCCCGAAGATCTGCTGCGTGTATCCAGTGTTTTCCGTGGAGGAGGAGGCGGATACGGTGAACGGTGTGGAGCTGTCGAAGCCGGCCTGATGCTCATTTCATACCTTTACGGCCGTACGGATCCTGAACAGGATGTTTCCGATTACAGCTATCTTGCCCGTTTACTTCATGATCGTTATAAAGAGGAATTAGGTAGTTATTACTGCCGAGTATTACTTCCTTTTGCCTATTATCTCAGCGGTGAAGAACAACATTGCGGGTATGTTTATAGAAACGGAGCAAAAATTGTTGCCAGGTTACTGCTTGAAGCAGATGAATTGATCGCTAATATGCCTGAAGAAGAGAAGGCCGGATATGGTGAAGAAGATGAAAAGGAAAAGGAAACAAAGGTAAATGAAAAACTTAAAGACGATGAACAAAAATATTCAGATCACAAAATAAAGAATGGCTAA
- a CDS encoding heavy metal translocating P-type ATPase: MFRRKFWLSLILTVPVVFWSGHIQMLLGYQAPVFPGSNWIPAVIGTVVFLYGGLVFIQGAWRELKVMLPGMMTLISLAIMVAFIFSWVVELGLLQAESLWWELATLITIMLLGHWIEMRSIDQAQGALKELAKLLPDTATRLSESGEEQVAVNELRVGDIVLVRPGESIPADGKLLKGKSDVNESMITGESRPVKKNEGDEVIAGTINGEGSLHVEITGTGDQTKLFGIMRLVADAQQSKSRAQHLADRAAQLLTGVAIGAGIITLIAWQFAGAEIDFTIIRVVTVLVIACPHALGLAVPLVVAISTTMGALNGLLVRDRRGLEEARNLDTVIFDKTGTLTLGEFRVVDMATIEGVSEQDALTIAAGVERESEHPIARGIVKTAEDRGIDIPSAEDFKAIPGKGVSARIKKNNYLAGGPALIETEGLKMPPEMVEASNAAAERGQAAIYLIRDGEIIAVFAVADAIREESREAVSALHNRGIKVAMLTGDAQAVADAVAKELGIDTVFAEVLPQDKASKVRELQDGGNKVAMVGDGVNDAPALATADIGIAIGAGTDVAVEAGHIVLVRSDPRDIPRIVTLSRATYRKMLQNLWWAAGYNIIAIPLAAGILAAWGILLEPAMGALLMSASTVIVAINAQLLRRVKL; encoded by the coding sequence ATGTTTCGAAGAAAATTCTGGTTATCACTTATCCTGACTGTTCCGGTTGTTTTCTGGTCGGGCCATATTCAAATGCTCCTGGGTTACCAGGCTCCAGTATTCCCCGGTTCAAACTGGATTCCGGCAGTGATCGGCACTGTAGTTTTTCTTTATGGCGGCCTGGTTTTTATTCAGGGAGCCTGGAGAGAGCTGAAAGTTATGCTGCCCGGAATGATGACCCTAATTTCCCTGGCAATTATGGTAGCCTTTATTTTTTCCTGGGTTGTCGAGCTGGGATTACTTCAGGCAGAATCACTATGGTGGGAACTGGCCACACTGATTACAATCATGCTTCTGGGTCATTGGATTGAAATGCGTTCAATTGACCAGGCCCAGGGAGCATTGAAAGAACTGGCAAAACTTCTTCCCGATACCGCCACCAGGTTGTCTGAAAGTGGGGAAGAGCAGGTTGCTGTAAATGAATTAAGGGTGGGAGATATTGTGCTTGTCCGTCCCGGAGAAAGCATCCCCGCCGATGGCAAGCTGCTTAAAGGAAAAAGCGATGTTAATGAATCGATGATTACCGGGGAATCGCGACCAGTGAAAAAAAACGAAGGCGATGAGGTGATTGCCGGGACAATCAATGGAGAAGGTTCACTGCATGTAGAGATTACCGGAACAGGAGATCAAACAAAATTATTCGGTATTATGAGGCTGGTTGCCGATGCGCAGCAGTCCAAATCAAGGGCACAGCATTTGGCGGACAGGGCGGCGCAGCTATTGACCGGGGTGGCCATCGGTGCCGGTATAATCACCTTAATTGCCTGGCAATTTGCCGGTGCAGAGATTGATTTTACGATCATCAGGGTTGTAACCGTTCTTGTAATAGCCTGCCCGCATGCGTTGGGACTCGCTGTTCCGCTTGTTGTGGCGATATCAACTACTATGGGAGCTCTAAACGGCTTACTGGTGCGGGACAGGCGAGGTCTTGAGGAAGCGCGTAATCTGGATACAGTGATTTTTGACAAGACGGGCACTTTAACTCTCGGGGAATTCAGGGTTGTTGATATGGCAACTATAGAAGGAGTTTCGGAGCAGGACGCACTCACGATTGCTGCCGGCGTTGAGAGAGAATCAGAACACCCTATCGCCCGCGGGATCGTTAAAACAGCAGAAGATAGAGGCATTGATATTCCTTCAGCTGAGGATTTTAAAGCGATACCCGGTAAAGGAGTATCGGCCAGAATAAAGAAAAATAATTACCTGGCAGGTGGTCCGGCTTTGATCGAGACCGAAGGTCTGAAAATGCCCCCGGAGATGGTTGAAGCATCAAACGCAGCTGCTGAACGAGGGCAGGCTGCGATCTACCTGATCCGGGACGGTGAAATAATTGCCGTGTTTGCTGTTGCCGACGCGATTCGAGAAGAGAGCAGGGAGGCTGTGTCTGCTCTTCATAACAGGGGTATAAAGGTAGCCATGCTGACAGGTGATGCTCAGGCCGTAGCCGATGCAGTTGCAAAAGAACTCGGCATCGATACTGTTTTTGCTGAAGTACTGCCGCAAGATAAAGCCTCGAAGGTTCGGGAACTGCAGGATGGTGGAAACAAGGTAGCCATGGTGGGTGATGGTGTAAATGATGCCCCGGCGTTAGCCACTGCCGATATTGGCATTGCTATCGGCGCCGGTACTGATGTGGCAGTTGAAGCAGGGCATATAGTTTTAGTCAGGTCAGATCCCCGTGATATACCGAGAATAGTAACGCTTTCCCGGGCTACTTACAGAAAGATGCTGCAAAATCTCTGGTGGGCTGCCGGTTATAATATTATTGCCATTCCTCTTGCTGCCGGTATCCTGGCAGCATGGGGTATTCTACTCGAGCCGGCGATGGGTGCACTTTTGATGTCAGCCAGCACGGTGATCGTGGCAATCAATGCCCAGTTGCTAAGAAGGGTTAAGCTCTAA
- the rsgA gene encoding GTPase RsgA — MLEIRKDGKGKHTTSRRELFFIPSGGAVIDTPGKRELGVETADIGKTFADIEGLSAGCRFNDCSHTVEPGCAVKKAVENGEITAKRLENYLKLKKEARYDGLDSKQIEKAKIDEMFSGFGGIKNARDFVKNKNKRPR, encoded by the coding sequence ATGTTAGAAATCAGGAAAGATGGAAAAGGCAAACACACCACATCACGAAGAGAACTTTTTTTTATTCCGTCCGGCGGTGCTGTCATTGATACTCCGGGAAAGCGAGAACTGGGAGTAGAGACTGCAGATATTGGGAAGACGTTTGCAGATATTGAAGGGCTCTCAGCCGGGTGTCGGTTCAATGACTGTTCACATACGGTAGAACCCGGCTGCGCGGTAAAAAAAGCAGTTGAGAACGGGGAAATTACTGCAAAACGTCTCGAAAATTACCTTAAATTGAAAAAGGAAGCCCGCTATGACGGGCTCGATTCGAAGCAGATTGAAAAGGCAAAGATCGATGAAATGTTTTCCGGTTTCGGGGGCATAAAAAACGCCCGAGATTTTGTCAAAAATAAAAATAAAAGACCCAGATAA
- a CDS encoding enoyl-ACP reductase, whose amino-acid sequence MTENVSLKGKNIVIMGVANKRSIAWAIARAFNSSGANLAFTYQDERYKDKVERLVKKEMPGAMLIPCNVAEDSELDTLAEKLKEKWSALHVVVHSLAYAKKQELDGLYVDTSREGFLLAHNISAYSLVAASQRLYPLMSEGGSIITLTFQGSQRVVTNYNVMGVAKASLEASVRYLASDLGPQNIRVNAISAGPIRTISAKGVRDFNRLLDGVENKTPLRRLATAADVAGTALFLATDLSRSVTGSVIYTDGGYHIMGA is encoded by the coding sequence TTGACAGAAAATGTTTCCCTTAAGGGGAAAAATATTGTAATTATGGGCGTGGCTAACAAGCGCAGCATAGCCTGGGCAATCGCCCGGGCCTTCAATAGTTCCGGTGCTAATCTTGCTTTTACCTATCAAGATGAACGGTATAAAGATAAGGTTGAACGACTGGTGAAAAAAGAAATGCCCGGAGCAATGCTTATCCCATGTAATGTGGCTGAGGATTCTGAATTGGATACCCTGGCCGAAAAGTTGAAAGAAAAATGGAGTGCCCTGCATGTTGTCGTACACAGCCTGGCCTATGCCAAAAAACAGGAATTGGATGGGCTTTATGTCGACACTTCCCGTGAGGGTTTTCTCCTGGCCCACAATATCAGCGCATATTCGCTGGTCGCAGCATCTCAGCGCTTATACCCATTAATGAGCGAAGGAGGCAGTATCATCACCCTTACTTTCCAGGGTTCACAGAGAGTGGTGACCAACTACAATGTAATGGGTGTTGCCAAAGCTTCGCTTGAAGCTAGTGTGCGCTACCTGGCATCCGATCTTGGACCACAGAATATAAGGGTCAATGCCATTTCCGCAGGTCCAATTCGGACAATTTCAGCGAAGGGTGTAAGGGATTTTAATCGACTGTTAGATGGAGTAGAAAACAAGACCCCCCTGCGCCGTCTGGCTACGGCTGCTGATGTAGCGGGTACGGCGCTTTTTCTGGCAACAGATTTATCCCGTTCAGTTACCGGGTCTGTGATCTACACAGATGGTGGTTATCACATTATGGGAGCTTAA
- a CDS encoding alpha/beta hydrolase produces the protein MATENWQSFRVKNRRDQKLAAMLRKSNTPDSTLIIVCHGFTGSKEGQGQAVEIGEQLYNRGYSTLLFDFAGSGESEGVNKERTLSNQVEDLEAIVTWAKQEDFNRIILSGRSFGGSTVLSYSALDKDITAVCTWAAVARLERLFLPLIGGKLEGPADEVIKLESEEGCLELKRRFFLDLRNHDMLKYAAEVAPRSFLLVHGTNDESVPPKDAELIYDAAAEPKKLVWIEGADHRFSGYKEQVWKTFFSWLDNLPA, from the coding sequence ATGGCAACTGAAAACTGGCAGAGCTTCAGGGTAAAAAACAGGCGTGATCAAAAGCTGGCCGCTATGCTCAGAAAAAGCAATACTCCGGATAGCACATTGATTATTGTCTGCCATGGTTTTACCGGTTCGAAAGAAGGCCAGGGCCAGGCAGTTGAGATAGGTGAACAACTCTATAATCGAGGTTACAGCACCCTTTTGTTCGATTTTGCCGGCAGCGGCGAAAGCGAAGGTGTAAACAAGGAACGCACTTTAAGCAACCAGGTTGAGGATCTTGAAGCAATAGTCACATGGGCTAAACAGGAAGATTTTAATCGGATCATACTTAGCGGCAGAAGCTTCGGCGGCAGCACCGTTTTGAGCTACTCTGCTCTCGATAAAGATATTACCGCAGTTTGCACCTGGGCAGCAGTGGCACGGCTGGAACGACTCTTTCTCCCACTTATCGGAGGAAAACTGGAAGGACCGGCAGATGAAGTGATTAAACTGGAAAGTGAGGAAGGCTGTCTGGAATTGAAACGCAGATTTTTCCTGGATCTCAGAAACCACGATATGCTTAAATACGCCGCTGAAGTTGCCCCACGCAGCTTTCTATTAGTGCACGGTACAAATGATGAATCGGTGCCACCGAAGGATGCAGAACTAATTTATGATGCTGCCGCAGAACCTAAAAAACTGGTATGGATCGAAGGGGCAGATCATCGCTTTTCCGGATATAAAGAACAGGTTTGGAAAACTTTCTTCAGTTGGCTCGATAACCTTCCCGCTTAA